TGTATCATTATGGATTACAACATCACCTTCCTTATAAAATTTATCGCCTTCAGCAACATATTTAGTTGGATTACAACTTGAAATAAGCAATAACCCTATAGAAAAGGCCAGAAATTGTTTAATTTTCATTGTTGCCTCCTTCTTCTTCTTCGTTTTTAATAGCAGATTTATTTGGTTCAATTATTTGATTGTTCGTTGTATCTCTATTTGTTGTATCTCTTCTTGTAGAATCAATAGGATTTATTGTACTATCTTGATTCTTTAGCTCTTCCTGTTTTCTTTCTTGCTCTCTTTCTTCCATACGTTTTCTAAACTCAGGGCTATGGATCATTAAGCTGTCACGGATAACCATTCTTACCGAATCGCGGTATACAGAATCTGTTTCCATCCTGTCAACATCAAATCTCCTTCTGAAACCACGGCTGTCAGTGTTATAATACTCCTGCAATGCTTTGGAATTCATGAATAATTCTCTAAATCTATTATAGCTCATATTGATGATGAAACCTATACCGGTCTCTACAAATTGACCTTGTAAAGTAGCTTGATATTGGTTTTTACGGTAGACACGAGCAAAGTATCGACCATCTTTAGATAATTGATAATCAAGAGAAATGTCTCCAGCAATATTGGAAGCTTTTTCACCCGGACGTGTGTTACCTTCCACCTCAAAATTAGAACCGATGGTGATTTTTAACCTGTCATCGAACAGCATTTTGGAAATACCTACATTTAAATCTGTTCTGGTCTGAGCATTACCTGTCAGATAATCTTCCTCTGAATTTAAGTTGAAATCCAACTCAACTCCTTTGATAAGATCTGAAGCCAGGTTGTTTAACTGACCTGTCAAGAATGAACTTACTGTGCTTCTTACCATTGCCTCAGTACCTCCACCAGATAAACTTTCAAATGGATTTGCAGACATAAATCTTCCTAAAGCAATCAATGAGAAAACTTGTTTGTTCAATTCTGCTGGGTCTTCACGTAAATTTGAAAGCGCAATATTTACTTTACTTACTACATCTTGAGAAACAATTGCATTGTTTTCATCTAGATCGATATCAAAATTTATTTGAGGCTTGAATAACTCACCAGTAAGCTTTAATAGGACATTAAACGGAACACGTTGTTTATATAAGTTTTGGCTTTCCGAAGAAATTTGATTTTGTACCAATTCTAAAGTCGCAAACTTTCCAGTATAAACTGCCGTGATATCCAACCTTGCATCCAAAGGATCGCCATTCCAAGTTATAGTACTTCCTTTTTGGAAACTAAAATCTTTTGAAATTGGACCAAATGAGAAAGTATAGTCACCTTTCTCTACGGTGAAAGTTCCTGACATTGTTATCTTATCGTTGGCATCAATACTTGTATTGATTTCAGCTATACCTTGGATATTCAATGCATCTTGAGTTCCTTCGTCTAAAATTACTTTAAACTTAGCATCTGGGTCTGTAGTTAAATTCAAAGCTATGTCGTATCCTGATAGGGTGTTCGACACAGTAGTCATAGAATCTAACTGCGCAAATACGTTTGCCCTAGCCGTATCACTTCGATCAACAAATTTTACCACACCTTCACGCTGTGCTACACCCGGATCTTCATTAGGAACTATAAAGTTGAAATCAGTATTGTCATTTGCCTTAACATTACCATCGATTCTTGGTTTATTTAAGTCACCAGTGATTCTTAAGTTTGAGGTAACATACATTTTTCCAAAGAAAAGGTCGTTATCCAATCGGGTAGAATTCATCACCTCAAAGTTGTCGGTGGTTAAATTCAGATTAAAAACAAAGTCTGTATAGGTTGTTGTTTTTATGGTACCATTTAACCTCGCAACATTGTTTTTAGAATCCACTAAATTAAATTGTCTGAAAGTAATTCCTTGATCGTTGAAATAAATCTTTTGATTATCAACTTTCATATTGGAGTTTAACATCGAAGCATTTATGATAGCATCGTGGAATGTTAGTTCTCCATTTATCCGTGGGGCAGAGGTTGTGCCGGTGATTTTAAGAGTACCTTCTAAATCTCCCTGTGCGTCACGCAGATTCCCTAAACTGAATGCTTCGATTGTCTTCATCCGCATTGGATTCAGATTTAGAGTAGCATCAATTTGCATATCTCCCTCTGGTGGAGAAATTACATCACCCACTAAATGAACATCATTTCCATTTTCCGTAATTCTAACATCGGCAGAGTAGGTGTTTTCCTTGATGTTATTAACTTTCAATGCGACATTACCAATGGTATCTGTACCAAAGAAAAATTTATCAATTGTTAGGTCTGAAACAAATACTGGTGTAGACTCAAATCTTGAAACAGTAGCATTTCCGTTTATTCCACCACCAAGTTTCAATGTTTCAGATTGCAGCATTTCAGTAATGGTTTCAATTCTAAAGTTGTTGAAGTTTAAATCAACAGGTGAATTGAACGTTGAATCTTGAGATTGAATCCTTAATTCTTGGCCATCATTGGACAAGATAAATCCAGAAGCTCGAACACCACGGTCTCCAAAACTGATTACATTATTAGGTTCAATATCCCAATCTTCATAATTCAACATCAATCCGTCCTCTTTCAAGGAAATATTGTAACTATTATTAGCAACTTGCATTGTCGCTCCTAAATGATATTGCTCTTTATCTTCTTTATCCTTGATCCATAAACCAAAGTCCACATTGTTTTCAACGACACTACCACTCATAACTGTGTTTCGTAGTTCAATGTTATTTACCAATATATGGCCAATTAAAGCATTATAGTACATTGTACTATCTGCAGTAATAATATCTAATCCGACATTCTCGATTTCTGTGCCTGCATAGGTAATTTTTTGGTGCTAGCAACTTGGCCATAAGATTATGATCAGCACTATTGAAGGTACCATCGAGGGTAACATCTTGCATTTCTGTTAAATCCGGAAGAAAATTTCTGATAATTCTTGAATGATTTAATCGCGCAGAAAACTCAAACTGTTGCGGTGAATATTCATATTTGACATTTTGACCTGTAGGATTATAATATGTTTGAATAATATCCTGAATAGAAGATCCTAATTCAGTTAATTTATAATCACCAGTCAAATGGGCATTTAAAAACTCTGAGCTTAATAATATCGTATTTCTTCCAGTATCAGATTGCGCTGTTAAAGCAACGGTGTCCAAAGCATACAGATCTTTTTCATATGCTATAGATGAATTGGTGACATAAAGTGAACCGTTAAGATTGTCCAAATCCAAGGTTTCAAAATCTGCTATAATCTTTCCATGATATCTCACATTCTGATCCATCAGCTTAAGATTTTTGAAATTAATGCTGTCGATCATCATTTCAGCATATAATTTTGGAAATTGTCCACGCATATCTGCCTGGATATTGGCGTCTAAATCGATATTTGGGTCAGGGCTATGTAGGGTTCCTGCAATATCTCCGGATTTTGCTGTCAAATCAAATTCAATGTTTTTGTAACTATAACCCATTGCATCAAACTGATTCAGAGTTCCTACAACATCCGCGTCCATAGTTTTCGGATTCAAACCTGTACCATTCACCTGCGCTTGAGCTGAAACATAGCCTAAAACAGAATCTTGTTTTAAAAATTCACCTAAATTGAAATTATCTACAGTTACAAAGGCATTGTAAGTGGTGTCTCTGCCCATGTTTAATTTTCCATTAACTGTAGCATTACCTTGTTCAGTTATCAGCTTCATATTAGCATCAAAGCCCGTCATTCCTCCTTTGAACGTTCCTGCCAAGCTGATATTTCTAGGTAATTGAATGCTGTCTGGCATCAATGAAGGTGCAATAAGTTGATTAAGATCATTTCTACCTGTCACCAATTTTTTCAGATCTAAATCAATATAGAGTTTATCCATGTCAGGCAACCCTTTGATGTGAGCTGTAGCTATAAGATGCGTATTGTTTAATGTCTTGAATTCAAACCTTGGGATTCGTAAATCATTTAATTTACCCATTACACGACCATCTATGTAGAATTTTTTGGTCATTAATGGTTTCATTACTTCTTCTTTTTCTAAGTCTGGTGCTAAAAATCTAATATCCTTCATGTCAATGTGACTTTTCTTGATATTCGCATTGATTGTCATTGCAGAAGGATTTTCGGAAACTGCATCCAAGGAAGGGTAGGAGATTTCAATCTCATCCCGTATCAATGTATTCGGAGTCTCCAATAACAGGTCTTTAATGGTTGCACCTGTATTGGTATAAACAAAATCTCCTTTGAGCTGATTTAGTTTAAAGCCTGAATGGTCTGCAACAGTTAAACCCTTCAGGTTACCTGAAATGGAATCCGAAGAGTAATAAACATCATCCATTGCGCCAGCAAGGTCCGTAAGCTTAAGGTTAAAATAGTCAATTCCTTTTGTACGAGGTTGGTTATCATCCTTATACCAAACATTTGTGTTTTCAATGACGAGCTTATTTACCGAAACTTGCCAATTCATGGAAGTGGTCGTGGTATCTGCTTCGTCATCAAAAGTATGCTCCTGAGTAGTTTTGCCAAATAAAACCTCTGAATCAGAATCAGAAAGTTTTATTTCCTTCAATTTTACAATTTCTTTGTTTAAATCTATTTGTTCGACATTACCAGCTAAGTTTTTGATATCAAACTTAGTTTCCATGTTGATCGCTTTGTCGTGATATCGTACCAAAATATTCTTTAGATCCAATGTTTTGATATCGATATCTGGAAGTAAGCTAGTGGTTTCTACAGTGTTGTCAGTGATTCCGAAATCAGATGCTTTTACAGAATCTTGACCTGTAATGACCTGCCATTGGGTAATGCTGGCAGATAAGCCATCAATTTTTACATCCGGCATACCGAATGCCATATTATTAGTAAGGTCAAATTTGGTGACTCTAGTATTGAATTTATTTAAAGAGATATCAGCAGAGGTTCCTATGACATCATCTTTATATTTGAATTTTATATTTTCAAATAGTACTTTATCAATATCGAAAGTTAGAGCAGAAGTTGAGTCAGCAGTAGGAGTGCTTTCTTTTTCTGTTGCAAAGGCTGCTACGATGTAATCAAAATTGAAACTACTGTCAGGGAGTTTACGGTTAATCTTGGCAGTAATTCCTTTCAACTCCAATTCATTGATCTCAACAGTATTTTTTAATAATTTAAGCATATTGATGTCAACCATCAACGATTCACCCGCTAATAAGGTATCTTTAGATTGATCAGCAAAGAAGACATTGTTTAATTCCAGCTTTTTTGGGAAATTAATATAAATATGGCCAATATCAACTTGAGTTCCTAGTTTATTCTCAAGGTAATTCGAAACCTTTCCCACTACATAATTTTGTACTGAGGGTAAGCGAATTAAAAAAACTAATAGTAAAAGTAATGCTATTATGGAACCAATTATCCACAAGACTGTTTTTAATACGATTCGACCAAATCTATTCAAAGCCTGATATATATCCTTTAATAATTATTAATGTATCCTTACTTAACACCTTTAGGCAACTTTTGTTTAAAAATAAATCAATTTAATTGCGGCATTATTTTCCTGCAAATATATACTTTGAAAAGGAAAAAACCCTTTATTTCTTTATTGACATACACCAAATTCAAGCAAGGAATGTGCCGCTTATTCTATTAATAATCAATTTGTTTACATTAACTATTTTGATTTAGGTAAGTTGAAATTATTATTTATTATAATTTAAATATAATTGCACTATAGTTATTTAAATTTCTTTATATAAACATAGCTTAAACGCTACTTTTGATACATTTGTAATATTTTTCAGGCCATCAAAACTAACTTCAGCAAATAATCACAAATTTTTATTTCAAAAGCCATTTTAAGGCTGAAAATTAGTATCTTAAATTCCTCAATCAATCTAAATTATAATATGAATAGAAAAAACTTTATTACAAGTCTAATCGTAGGAGCGGGTACCGGAGCTTTCTTGAGTTCTTGTGCCAATGAAAATTCCCAAAATAAATCTGATAATCAAACAACAAACAATGAAAATATGAGTAACACAGCAACACAAACTGATGAATTATCTACTGGCTTAATTTTGCACTCAGTTTATTTTTGGCTTAAAGAAGGTATAACTCCAGAAGAAGACAAGGATTTCTTGAACTTTTTCGAAGCATTAAAGACTATACCGTCTGTAAAAACTTTGAAAGTTGGAAAACCTGCTCCTACACATCAAAGAGATGTCGTAGACAATTCATTTTCATACCTATTATTTGTGACATTTGAAAGCATGGATGATATCAACAATTATGAAGTGCATCCGGATCACTTGGCTGCTATTGATAAATACAGTAAATATTGGACAAAAGTTCAGGTTAAGGACGCCATCTTAATTTAAGAAAATAAAAGAAGCCCCAGCATATGCTGGGGCTTCTTTGTTCAGTAAAAAATCTAGAAATTAGTGTACTTCAATATCAGTACTTTGAGTGTTTTCTTCAGTTTTTGGAGCTTCTTCACCTTCATTTTCGGCAGTTTTGTCTGTGCGTTCTACAGTGATTTTACATTCTGTAAGCAAAGCAGCTAAAGCGCCAACGGCAGCAAAAATTGGAGCTAAGACTACTCCGATCACTCCTAGGGTTACTGGAAAGCTCATGATATCTTTCCCGTGTTTATCAGAAATGCTGATCTTCGTAACGTTTCCTTCAGCAATTAATTCTTTGATTCTTTTTAATAAGTTCTCTCCTGTTACCGAGAATGTTTCTTTAATTGACATAGTTGTTTGTTTTTATTTGATATACAATTTGTTGCACTCCGTTAATCTTTATATTCAAAGATAATACTTGTATCATGCTAACAAGTATAAGATTAGGTCAATCAATATAAATTTTCGGTAATTACCTCCAAAATATCGGTGAAACTCATCTTAACAGATCTTTATTTTATGAGCTCCTGCATAATGACCACTAATCCCATGATTAAAACAAACCAACCAAAAGCAGGTTTTAATTTTTTACCATCAATTTTTTGGCTCATTCTTGCTCCTATTAGTATTCCAACTATGGCAATCACGGATATTGTAAGTAGAAAGTGCCAGTCTATTAACTGTAGATCCAAATTCCCAATAAACCCGAATAAAGAATTACAAGCAATTATAACTAAAGAAGTCCCTACGGCATTTCGCATGCTCATGTGATTAAAATAATCAAGGCAGGAATAATTAAAAAGCCGCCACCAGCGCCAAACTAATCCGCTGATTAAACCGACAGAAGATCCCTTGAACGATCAAGGAGAAAATATTCCCCTTACTGTTTTTATTTACCTTTTCACCAGCTTTACCCTTAATCATTTTATATGCCGCGAATACCATCAAGACAGCAAATAATAACATGATCGCTTGATTCTTGTTAAATTCCCAGCCGCTAGTTAGCATGAAAGTTTCAGGAATTAGGTCCAATAGGTAATGCCTTGTCAGAAATACAGTGATAATAGAAGGCAATCCAAAATATAATGCGGTTTGAAAATCTATGGATTTAGATTTTAAATAAGGTAAAGCACCTACTGAGGAGGTTGTTCCAACAATAAATAAAGAATATGTGGTAGCCATTAGTGGTTCAACATGAAATAAATATACAAGAACTGGCACAGTTAAAATGCTCCCACCTCCACCTATTAATCCCCAATGATATACCAATTGCAATTGCTGAAAGATATCCAAATATTTCCATTCCTAAATTTTCTTTATAAAAAGGTGAAGGAAAGAATATCCAGAGTTGGTCACTTTAGTTACAGAACTCATTCTCATTTAGTTTGTTCAATTTTTGGTAACATTGGTTACTGTTAACGATATCTAATCACTTTATCTTTGTTTCAATAAATTATTTAAGATATGGAGTTAATTATGGGGCCGTGGCCTTGGTATGTTGGAGGAGGCATTGTTGCCCTTGTTATGATTGCCTTAATTTTATTAGGTAGGAGTTTTGGATTTTCTTCCAATTTTAGAAATATCTGTTCGGCATTGGGAGCAGGTAATACCTGTAGTTTCTTTGACTTTGATTGGCGAAAACAGAAATGGAATCTGCTTTTTTTAGTAGGAGCTGTTATTGGCGGGTTTTTATCAGCACATTTCTTGTCAAACAATCAAGTGCCTCAAATTTCAGCAGCAACCATAGCAAAGTTGAATGAGCTAGGATTTGAGAGTGCAGGCAAAGAATATGTGCCATCAGAAATATTTAAAACGATGAATCTCAAAAAATATAATACTGTTATCAGTAGGGGGGCTTTTGATTGGTTTTGGTACACGTTACGCTGGTGGATGTACATCAGGACATGCAATTTCAGGGTTGAGTGACTTACAATTACCTTCATTAATTGCAGTTATAGGATTTTTTATTGGTGGACTGGCTTAATGGTTCATGTGTTTTTCCCTTTTATATTTTAAGACATGAGAAAAATTAGTATATATATTATTGGGGCGTTGTATTTGGGATGGCTAATGTATAAAGGCAGAAGCAGCGTCGTGGTTTAGGATTTATGAGATGTTTAATTTCCAGTCATTTCATATGTATGGATTTATGGGACAGCATTGTTAATAGGATTACCTGCAGTTCAATATTTAAAAACGTAAAAAAATCAAAGGACATTGATGGTAACCAGATCGTCATACCTCCTAAAGCTAAATCAATTCCGCGATATTTTGATAGGTGGTATACTTTTTGGATTAGGCTGGCCCTTAATTGGTGCTTGTCCAGGACCAATCTTTGTTTTGATTGGAGCAGGAGTATATCCTATGTTGATCGTTGCAGGATTCGCTATCCTAGGAACATACTTATATGGATTGGTAAAAGATAAATTGCCTCATTAATAGTATGATGTGTAACAAAAGTAGCGGAATTATATGGATTAGTGGATTAGCTTTGTTATATTAAACCAGTTGTTATGATTAAAATATTATCATTGCCTGAGTATAAAGCTCAGATAGAAATGCCAGATGTTCAACTTCTAGATGTTAGAACAGAAATGGAATATGAGTTGGGGAAGATTAAAGATGCCCAACTTATCAATGTTCAGTCCTCCTGATTTCGAGGAACTAGCAAAGCAATCATTAAACTTTCAAAAACCTATTTATCTATATTGTAGAGCTGGTATAAGATCTCAATTGGCAGCGAATATATTGAAAGGATTAGGAGCAAGTGAAGTTTATGACCTACAAGGAGGATACCTTAATTGGGTACAGAACGAGAAATAAAAGACATTAACTAATTAGAAATTAATACATAAAAAATAAACTATGTTTTTTCAACAAGTATATGATAAAACTTTAGCCCAGGCCAGCTACTTTATAGGTTGCCAGGCGAAAAATGTAGCGATTGTAATCGATGCAAAAAGAGATATTGACACTTATTTGGAGATTGCAAAGCAGAACAACATGAAAATAACTCATGTTGCAGAAACACATATTCATGCTGATTTCTTAGCGGGTTCACGAGAACTCGTAGAGGTCACAGGCGCTGACTTGTACCTTTCAGATGAAGGTGGTGAAAACTGGCAATATGAATTTCCACATATCGGCTTAAAGGAAGGAGATAAAATAGAGGTCGGCAATCTATCTCTAGAAGTGATACATACACCAGGGCATACGCCTGAAAGTATCAGTTTTGTTTTAAGAGATCATCCAGCTTCTAATGAGCCTGTTATGATTTTTACAGGTGATTTTGTTTTCGTTGGTGATATTGGTAGGCCCGATCTTTTGGAGGAAGCAGCTGGTATGGTCGGAACTAAGGAGATCGGTGCAGAACAAATGTTTGAGTCATTGAAAAAATTCGCTGCATTGCCAGATTATGTTCAGGTTTGGCCGGGTCATGGTGCAGGTTCAACATGTGGTAAAGCTTTAGGAGCCGTTCCTAGCAGTACAGTAGGATATGAAAAAATCAGAAATTGGGCCTTCCAGTTTGGTGATGATTATGAAGGATTTAAAAACTACCTTTTAAGTGATCAACCTGAAGCTCCAGTTTATTTCGCAATGATGAAGAAACTGAATAAAATAGACCGTCCATTGTTGGTGGAAGTTCCTCAACACCCAACATTATCTTTGGATAATATTGCTAACAGAAATGACCTTACATTAATAGATACGCGTCATAAATCAGAATTCGCAAAAGGACATCTTAAAGGTTCTATCAATATTCAGAATAATAACTCACTCGCAAATTGGGCTGGCTGGATGATTCGCTATGATGAAAACCTGGTATTAATAACTGATGATGGAAATCAAGAAGAAATTACTCGCAAATTAATGCGAATTGGATTGGATAATATCAAAGGTTTTATAACCAATATAGATGACGCTGAATTAGAAAAGACGAAAATAGTAGATGCTGATGAAGTGGAGTCTATGAAAGAGGATGAAGATACGGTCTTATTGGATGTTCGTGGTAAATCTGAATTTAAAGCAGAACATATACCTGGAGCGGATCATAGATTTGTCGGATCATTCAGAAAATCATTACCTAATGATATTAAAGATAAAAAAATCATAATCCAATGTCAATCTGGAGACCGGGCAACTATAGCAGCCTCGTATCTTGAAAAAAATGGATTTGACAAAGTATATAACTACGCTGGTAGTTTCTTAGATTGGAAAAAACAAGGTAAAGAAACTACTAAATAGTATATTTGAGTATGAGTCTGATCGAGGATGCTTATATAGGAATATTAGAACCCGCCTTAATTGAGGAAATTAAGGCGGTTGCTACTTTAAGAACATTCCAAAGTGGTGAAACTATAATGGATATTGGGCAATATATTCGTGCAATGCCTTTATTATTGTCTGGAGCAATTAAAATTATGCGTGAGGACGAAAAAGAAGGCGAATTGTTGCTGTATTATCTTGAAAAGGGAGAGACCTGCACCATGTCAATTGCCTGTTGCATAGGTAATAAGAAAAGCGAAATTAGAGCGCAAGCTGAAATGGAAACTACTGTAGCAATGATTCCTAACCAATATTTAAATGAATGGCTCGCGAAATATGGCTCTTGGAGGAGCTTTATTCTCAACAGTTATTCATCTAGAATGAATGAAATGCTGGGTGCTATAGATAACCTTGCATTTTCAAAAATGGAAGATAGAATTCTGAATTATCTAAAAGAAAAAGTCAGACTTACAGATGATAGAATTCTAACTGTTACACATCAAGATATTGCTTTGGACTTGAATACTTCAAGAGTAGTAGTTTCTAGGATATTAAAGAAACTGGAAAACGAAGATAAAATTGTTCTTTTGAGAAATGAAATTAGGGTGTTGATATAAAAGACAATAGAAGCCCAAATTGATAGTATGAAATATTTTTGTGTTTAAAAACCTTCTTCAAGGTTGCAATAGCCTTTGATCGAGAGAAATAAACATTACTGCTTGTTGTACCTAATTCAGCACATATTTCTTCTGTATTTTTCCCTTCTAAAACAGATAGTTGGAAAATTTGACCTTGTTGTTTAGGCAATTTCTCAATCTCAATAACTATCAACTCTATTAATTCTGTGTAGATAATTTTGTTTAAAATATTAAAATCGCAAAATCCAGTTGACCCAAATTTTCAAGATTTTATAAAAACGAGATGTGCCAATTTTAAATATATTTGTTAGATCAAATAAATATATCATGGAACTAATCAAATACATTCAAACATCAAATAATCAGCCTGTGTGGATCGATCCAACAAATGTAATAGCTGTATGTAAAACAAGTGAAGGCAAATCAACACTACTTTTATTGGGAGGACATAAAATAGATATAGATTTAGACCCTCACTTCTTAATGGCAAAAATGGAAAAGTTTATAACAAAACAAGAGGCTTAGACTAAAACAAGGTCAATTCACCTTTAGGATTATTGAGGTCATAATTAGCCGTTATGACCTCAATTTTCTTTTTCCCTGATCCACCAGTACCATTTGCTACACTAACACTTTGCTCAATCTTCTTTGTTCTCCATCCGTTTTTAACTGTATATTTAGACAATATTTCACTTGGATAACTACTCATTAGAAACTTGCCTTCTATTTGCTCTAAGGTCTTTAAAAGAGCCTCAAAATCCTCAATTGAATAACCATCATAATGACCACAGTCAGAATTAAAGTAAGGAGGATCACAGTAATGAAATGCACCATTATAATCACGTGATTTTATTACTCTCAAAGCATCTGTATTCTCAATTTGAACGCTCTGTAATCTTATTGCATAATCTTCAGTAAAGGAATCTCGTTTATTGCTTATTTTTCGGGAAGTAGTTCCCTTCACAACATCGTAGCCCCATGTACCATCAAGCATTGCACTAAACGATTGTGAAGAAAGTACCCAAACAGCCCAAGCCCTCTGTATTCTAGTAAATAGATGTGGATTATTATAAATTACTGTTGCATCAGCATGTAAAGAACGTGAATGCAAGCTAATCCTTACCATCTTTTCTAATTCAATAAATTCATTTTGACACACATCATAAAAATTTATAAGTTCTCGGTTATAGTCATTAATGACTTCTACTTCACTAGGTCTTTTCGCCCAAAATATTGCGCCCCCTCCAACAAATGGTTCTACATAAGTTTGATGTTTTGGGAATAAAGGAACAATTGTACTTACTAAATTTTGCTTACCTCCGTAATAACTTATAGGCGTTTTTAAATCTCTCATATCTTTTATTTAGCTATATTTGTATCTCTCACCTTTTAATGCAAAACACCCCAGTCAGAAGACTTGCAGTCCTCCGCTTGGGGTGTTTTGCTCTAAAATTAAAAGGTGAGATGTTTAATTTTGCGGAGGACTCTTTTTTTAAGCCTATCCTCCTAAAGGCTTTATATGTTACCCATAACCTTCAAGCCACTGACTTCCTGAATATCTATACTTGTAAGTTCCTCCACGTACAAGACTTGAATTCCCTGAAGCCGTGTTATCCATTTTATAGATATCGCTTCCATTACCATAGATTGTGATATTGCCACCTGTAGCATTTTTAATTAGCACCGAACGTCCTGTTTCAACCCCTACAGATGGAAGAAATACATTTGAATTTGAACCACCTTTGGCAACGAAGTAATCAAATTCAGTGATGTAAGTATCAGCGTTATCATTGTCAATCCTTACAGGTTCGTACATAGCACCAAGAAACTTAACGCTTGATAGCATTGCACCGTAACGCCCCCACGCACCCCAAAGTAATTGTAATGCCTGTGCTGCTAAATCTTGTCTTCTGACACCGATTACACCAGCACGAACATCTGCTGTGAAAATTGGACGTTCAGAAGGTCTTACAACAGAAGCTTCACCAACTATTGAACCTGAAAAGTCCAAACCTGTTGAGGATGGCAAAAAGCTCATCCCTGCATTTCTACTCAAAACACCCCAATCACTTAATATAATTCCGCTTGATGGGTTAGTCGGATTTGAACCTCCATTATTAACGTCTGTTGATCTTAGTGTTGTTGTATCAATAACGAAGCCCCCAATTTTCCCTTTGCTCGCAGACATAGAACCATCATTTAGCACGTTAAAAGGGGCTGTATTACGACCTTCAGCCGTTGCACCAGCCCAGAACCTTACCGATGAATTACCGTTGTCTGAAAGCCCCGAAATACCTGCATTTGAATAACCATCAGAACCGACACTTATCAATTGAGCAAATAACCGAACAACATTGATAAAATAAGCTGTGATCGTATCCGTCTCGATATCACCACCGCTGATCATGGTAAACATTTTTGTAGGTCTGAAGGAACGTTTACCCTCGATAACGGATGAAAGTACACCAAGATTAAAAAAACCAGTAGCCGTTTTCCGAATC
The Sphingobacterium daejeonense genome window above contains:
- a CDS encoding Dabb family protein, which codes for MNRKNFITSLIVGAGTGAFLSSCANENSQNKSDNQTTNNENMSNTATQTDELSTGLILHSVYFWLKEGITPEEDKDFLNFFEALKTIPSVKTLKVGKPAPTHQRDVVDNSFSYLLFVTFESMDDINNYEVHPDHLAAIDKYSKYWTKVQVKDAILI
- a CDS encoding DUF4342 domain-containing protein, giving the protein MSIKETFSVTGENLLKRIKELIAEGNVTKISISDKHGKDIMSFPVTLGVIGVVLAPIFAAVGALAALLTECKITVERTDKTAENEGEEAPKTEENTQSTDIEVH
- a CDS encoding translocation/assembly module TamB domain-containing protein; its protein translation is MSGSVVENNVDFGLWIKDKEDKEQYHLGATMQVANNSYNISLKEDGLMLNYEDWDIEPNNVISFGDRGVRASGFILSNDGQELRIQSQDSTFNSPVDLNFNNFRIETITEMLQSETLKLGGGINGNATVSRFESTPVFVSDLTIDKFFFGTDTIGNVALKVNNIKENTYSADVRITENGNDVHLVGDVISPPEGDMQIDATLNLNPMRMKTIEAFSLGNLRDAQGDLEGTLKITGTTSAPRINGELTFHDAIINASMLNSNMKVDNQKIYFNDQGITFRQFNLVDSKNNVARLNGTIKTTTYTDFVFNLNLTTDNFEVMNSTRLDNDLFFGKMYVTSNLRITGDLNKPRIDGNVKANDNTDFNFIVPNEDPGVAQREGVVKFVDRSDTARANVFAQLDSMTTVSNTLSGYDIALNLTTDPDAKFKVILDEGTQDALNIQGIAEINTSIDANDKITMSGTFTVEKGDYTFSFGPISKDFSFQKGSTITWNGDPLDARLDITAVYTGKFATLELVQNQISSESQNLYKQRVPFNVLLKLTGELFKPQINFDIDLDENNAIVSQDVVSKVNIALSNLREDPAELNKQVFSLIALGRFMSANPFESLSGGGTEAMVRSTVSSFLTGQLNNLASDLIKGVELDFNLNSEEDYLTGNAQTRTDLNVGISKMLFDDRLKITIGSNFEVEGNTRPGEKASNIAGDISLDYQLSKDGRYFARVYRKNQYQATLQGQFVETGIGFIINMSYNRFRELFMNSKALQEYYNTDSRGFRRRFDVDRMETDSVYRDSVRMVIRDSLMIHSPEFRKRMEEREQERKQEELKNQDSTINPIDSTRRDTTNRDTTNNQIIEPNKSAIKNEEEEGGNNEN
- a CDS encoding DUF748 domain-containing protein gives rise to the protein MNRFGRIVLKTVLWIIGSIIALLLLLVFLIRLPSVQNYVVGKVSNYLENKLGTQVDIGHIYINFPKKLELNNVFFADQSKDTLLAGESLMVDINMLKLLKNTVEINELELKGITAKINRKLPDSSFNFDYIVAAFATEKESTPTADSTSALTFDIDKVLFENIKFKYKDDVIGTSADISLNKFNTRVTKFDLTNNMAFGMPDVKIDGLSASITQWQVITGQDSVKASDFGITDNTVETTSLLPDIDIKTLDLKNILVRYHDKAINMETKFDIKNLAGNVEQIDLNKEIVKLKEIKLSDSDSEVLFGKTTQEHTFDDEADTTTTSMNWQVSVNKLVIENTNVWYKDDNQPRTKGIDYFNLKLTDLAGAMDDVYYSSDSISGNLKGLTVADHSGFKLNQLKGDFVYTNTGATIKDLLLETPNTLIRDEIEISYPSLDAVSENPSAMTINANIKKSHIDMKDIRFLAPDLEKEEVMKPLMTKKFYIDGRVMGKLNDLRIPRFEFKTLNNTHLIATAHIKGLPDMDKLYIDLDLKKLVTGRNDLNQLIAPSLMPDSIQLPRNISLAGTFKGGMTGFDANMKLITEQGNATVNGKLNMGRDTTYNAFVTVDNFNLGEFLKQDSVLGYVSAQAQVNGTGLNPKTMDADVVGTLNQFDAMGYSYKNIEFDLTAKSGDIAGTLHSPDPNIDLDANIQADMRGQFPKLYAEMMIDSINFKNLKLMDQNVRYHGKIIADFETLDLDNLNGSLYVTNSSIAYEKDLYALDTVALTAQSDTGRNTILLSSEFLNAHLTGDYKLTELGSSIQDIIQTYYNPTGQNVKYEYSPQQFEFSARLNHSRIIRNFLPDLTEMQDVTLDGTFNSADHNLMAKLLAPKNYLCRHRNRECRIRYYYCR